One Coprobacter fastidiosus genomic window, ATTGTAAAATTTCCGTCAAAATCAGAAATCGTACCATTGGTCGTTCCCTTTTGTGCGATATTAGCACCAATAACAGGCTCACCCTTTTCGTCTACAATAGTTCCCGATACCGAGATTTTCCCATTCTGCGCAACCGGCTCAGATACCGATCCGGTCATTTTTCCTGCATGAGCAACTGTTTCTCGAGAAAGTATAATTTGACGGTTCGAAATAGTATATTTAATACCTGTTCCTTTGAACATTTCATCAAGAACAGCATTAATAGTACCACCATTTACTTTAACAGACACTCTACGGTTCAAATCGATAGATTTGTCATTATACAAAAAGACATAATCTGAATTCTTTTCGATCTTTTCGATCACTTGTTCTACCGGTTCATTATTCACTGAAATAGATATTGTTCCGCTCTGAGCATAAAGATTCTCAGCTTGAATTTGAGAGAAAGCAAACAGGGAGAGAAACAACCCGATCTTCATTTTTCGAAACATACAAGAAGTAACTGTATGATATTCACACTTTTTCCTTTTTTTCATGATACTCTTTATAACTTAAATTAATCTCTAATTTTACATAATAACAGACCGCTCTGATTTTCAAGAGCTTCACTGTCGTGTTTTTCAAAATTCCATAGGCATACAAATTTTAATTTTTCAATTTCTATTATTATTCATCACTTTATTCAAGGTATATATTGATTCGTTTTCGAGAAAGTGTCGTATCGCAATTCTGGGCAGGAGCAGCAACCTCCCATTTTATAGGAGCAGTCATGCTCAAATAATCCAAGATTTGAAAAATATCTTCTCCGGTAAATGTTGCACGGTAATTATATTCGGTATTCTTTTTATTCACGAAATGAATGTCTACATTATAACGACGAGACAGGAACTTGAATATTTTATCCAACGAGGCATTCCTGAAGACAACCTTCCCATCTTTCCACGCAGTTTTTTCATAAGTTTCGATCGATTTTACATATGTATTTTTATCTTGGCGATCATAATAGAAACACTCCCCGGGTCTAAGAGCCATATTAATATTTCCGGCTGCATTTTCAACATTCACCCTTCCTTCTTCCAATACTACCTCAATCGTACGCTCATCATCATAAGCGCTTACATTAAATTTCGTCCCCGTAACCCGGACACTTAATCCTCCGGGAGTATTTACATAAAAAGGATGTTTCTTATCCGACTCCACCTCAAAATAAGCCTCTCCCCGTATTTCTACTCTCCGGGATTCTTCACTAAAACGGGTCGGATAACGTAACCAGCTTCCCGAATTAAGCCAAACATACGATTTATCAGGCAACTGATACTTAGAAATCGTTCCCGGAGCAGCATTCACTTCGACATAAGTAATATCTGCAAACGAGTCTTTTACCTGCAGATAACCTAAGATTCCGGTCAATCCGATAAGCGGAAAAACAATAATTGCGGCTACACGGCTGAATATCTCGAATATACGAGAACGTCTATTGGCATTTATACGAGACGCCACCTTTTTATATGCTTTACGAGTATCAATCTCCGACAACTCGCTCATCTGTTTGTCCAAATACAACAACCTCTTTACGGAAGCTAACAACGCAGCATCTTCTTCCGAAAGCTGCTCTTCTATTTTTTTCCCCTCCTCGGGGTCGAGCTTCCCGCTATAATAATCGAAGACTTTTTGAGGTTGGGGTTTTATATTTTCTGAAATCTTTTCCATATCTGTTTTTGCATATTCGTTTAATAGACAAACAGCCTCAGCAAAAACAGACAGTTACAACATAAGTTTTTTATAAAAATCTGATTTTGTACATTTTAAAAATATTATAAATAAATCCGTGCGATTTTTGGATAAAAAGAGTGAAGCGAGAAATATTAAAATATTAAATACAAAAGTGTTTTTCAAAAAAATAAAAACAGGTTAATCCTTGTATATTCCATTTTTTTCTACTTATTTAGCCTTTGATTTTTTAATTTGACAAAATCATTTTAGTGTTTACAAATCGGGTTACAATGATTTATTACTTTTGGATATAATATAAAATTGATTGGCATCATACTTTTTCTATATGCGACACAAAAAACGGAGTTAAAATCCCAAAAGTTCTTTGTAAAATTTATCTTTTGTATTTCAGTCGGAGATTAATCATAATCGATCGGAAATAAAACCAACGATTTGAAGTTATTCTATTTAAAATTGCAGAAATGAGTAGTTTAATCCAAACATCTTAGACCTTATAATTGTAAATCTTAAATTTAATCTGACTGAACTATACACTTTTTACAAACGATAAAGACAGTTGATTTTGTAGACAAACTCTATGCAGAAAATAAACAGATACCTCAATTTTTAGAAATGCTTTTACAAAATAACGGCATAATTCAAATTAAGTTTACAAAGGGATATGCAGGCTGATGAATTATTAATAGAAATATCAGAGAATAATAGTCAAAAAGCTTTCAAATTACTGTTTGAATCCTATTATCCATCTTTATGTATATTCGGCCGCCGTTATATCGAATCAGAAGAGGTCGTTGAAGACGTGGTTCAAGACGTTTTTACATCCTTATGGGAAAACCGCCATAGAATAAATATCGAAACTTCTGCAAAGAACTATTTGATTACCATGACCCGAAATTTCTGTCTGAATTACTTACAAAGAAACCGGATAGAACAAAATTACATACAAGGGAAAATGACAAACCCGTTCGAGATCGGCAGTAACGATCTGGAAGAAGTCGTTCTTTTCTCCGAACTTAAATCTTTGATGATAGAAACTCTGAAAACACTACCTTTTGAATACCAACAGGTATTCATTATGAGCCGGTTCGAAAACAAAAATTACCGCGAAATTGCTGAAACTTTGGGTATATCGGTAAAGTCGGTAGAACGTTATAAAATGCGCACAGAGATGAAACTCCGTGAAAATTTGCAAGACTACATCTCTATTATGATTATCGTAATGATCATACAAATTCTTGCGGAAATGAATCATTGACAATAAAATTTCTCTCAAACCCGGCCCGAGCAAAATTCAGACAGTTCTAACATTTGATTTGACGTTTTTTCAGGTATCGGGCCGGGGTTTCTCCGATGCTTTTAACAAAAGCACGATTAAATGTAGATAGAGAGTTGAAACCGCTTAATTCGGCTATTTCCATTAAAGTCCTGCGTTCATCCGATGAGAGCAGAGCACAAGCCTCCTTTATTCTGAATCCGTTTACATATTCATAGAAAGTCGTGTCGAGATCGTTATTTAAATATTCCGACAGATAAGTACGGTTTGTCCCTATTGCCGTCGCCACTTCGGTAAGAGTCAGTTTAGGATTTAGAAACATTCGTTCATTTTCCATATATTCTTGCAATTTTTTAAAGGGAAAATTTTGTATCTCATGAGACCCTTTCTGTTCAGGTTTCGGCATAAATAATCTGGACGTACTCGGCATTTCTATAACCGAATGTTTTTGGGATAATCGATAAATATAAGTCCAAACGATAATAGATATTGCATAATAAGCGGCATCGTTCAACCAATTTTCTTCCCAAAGGAGAATGGTCCAGAGTACAAGACATATATATAATGCTGTTATAGCCTTGCGTACCCATGAAATACTCAAGTTCTCGATATCCGAGAAATTGTTTTTTATATAATTGTCACGACGGGAACTTGCCATGAAAACAATAACAGTAATTATTGTTCCGAAAACAAGGGCATATAACATTGCCGCCTTAAAAATAACAGAAGACGGGTATATGATGTATGCGACTATAAATAATACCGAAGGCATAGACATTCCTATGATTCTGCGTAATGTGACCCATCCGGGAGAGATAACTTCGAAGAAAAAAAGAGCCATTAACGGAACATATAACATATCGGTACTCATTGTTATACTCGTTATATACGGGTTGTACCATACGCCTTTTATCAAAAATCCCATATCCTTGAATTCGAGGAATGCAAGAAAAATCATGCTACAGAAAAGCAACCTCATCATATTGCTGCGGTGTCTTAAAGGATATAACTGAATACTGGCAAGTATAAAGAACATAAATGCTGCACCATGTATAAAATGTGCTAAGTTCTCATAAAATGGATTCATTGTTCATCTCGTTAATCTATTCTGACAAATAGGGCTTTATTTACAAAGATATAAGAATTATAAAATTTATACAACACATGTAGTTTAATGATTATTGCATATATTAATATTACAATCATTTTATTGTGAACATATTATAGTGAAAATTCGGTTTGAAGATTTGAGTCTGTCCAAATTTTGCCAAGATTGGCTTTGAGAGTTCCATTTGAGTATATATTCTTGTTTTTATAAGAATGACAGCAGCTTTCTGACAAATGAAAACGAGAAAACAGGCCGGATAACATTTTTTATCGGAAAACTCAAGCTGTCCCTAATATTCTATGTCATTTTTATCGAATGACTCCTTTTTTTGTTTTAATGACACGATAATTTATTTATTGAATATTCTTTTTATCGATTGATTCCCTGAATATTTCGGGTTATTCTCATATTTGCTTTCAACTTAATTCCAAAATATTTTTACAAATTCATCAATAATCCTCACCTATCGTATGAAGAAGTATAGTTATCTACTACTTATTTTCCTATCCGTTTACTTCACCGGATGTGAAAAAGATGAGACCATAACAGAACTTGAAGAAGCGACATTATCCGTTTCTCCCGAAAATCTGAATTTCGACGAAAACAATCCGTCAAACAATCAAATTACCATTATCTCCAATGTCTCATGGAGTATAAATGTCAGCAACAACGCTTTGAAAGTCGACAAAAGCGAAGGCGGGCCCGGAGAAAACAAAGTTTCTGTAACCGATATCCCCGCAGGCGAAACCTATATGCTTACGATCTCTACCGTAAAAAGAAACGAGACAGATAAAACAATATCAAAAAGTATCGCCGTAACTCGTCAACCGAAAGGCTTCACCAGCGAAACAGTCTATTACGATAATCTCGACAAAGCAATTTGGAGCGGAAGCGGAAACCCATTTATAGACCAATGGGACGGTTATATAAATGCGACGGGAACGGGTGCTGAAAACATCGAATATACGGGACGAACCGTTTCTGTTCGAAACAGTTTTCAATCTTCGGGATATGCAGGAGCATCTCGCAAAAATGCATTCTATTTCGGAGGAAAAGATGCTTATGTGACGGTCAATAATATACAACTTCAACCCGGGCAAACGTCTTTTCAGCTCTCTTTCGGATGTTGTAAATTCGAAGGCGACTTCGATACATCTTCCAATATCAAAGTATATATCAGCGGAAACGGAAGTTCGATGAAACCTCTTGCCTACAACCGGTCTACAACAAACTCTTGGGCGCTGGCAACCGCTCTGTTCAGTATACATAACACAGTTCCCCAAACACTATCCATCATGTTCGTAGCCGACGACTACAATATCAGAATGGATGACATCAAACTGGTAACGAGCAATCAGTCGACAGAGCAAATATTCGATTTCTCCACAACGAACTATTCATGTGTAGAGACACCCAAAACTATCAAAACCAATAGTAATTACAAATATGTTACACATTTTGCCGAAACATTGATAAGCCAAAAGCATGTACGCAATTACACGGCATGTTACGACACATACCGACACAATCCCATGTGGGTGGCCTATCCTGTACACCAATGTTACCATGAAAAAGGGTTCGGACGTACAAATCCCGATCCTTGGCGTCCCGACCCGAAATTTTCGGCAAGCCAGCAATCTGTTATCTACCCGAGTGACTGGAACGATTGGCCTTGGTCAATGAACGGTAATGAACCTACCGACTTATACTATTATTGGAGGCCTTATAATAACAAAAACTTTACCAAAGGACATTTACTGCGCTCGGCCGATCGAGGCGGCGCTGGAAGCGAAATGAACATACAGACTTTCTATCCTACCAATATCGCTCCCGAAGCATATCTATACGGAGATCATTGGAGCAAAGTGGAAGAGTTGTTATCCGATACATGGGAATGTTCCGATACGACATATGTCGTTGCAGGATGTTATTATGCAAATGATGGTTACAAAACTTATGATGCAAGTAATTGGAATACCCTGTCGACTTTATCCAAAGAATGCGTAATTCCAACAGCTCGATACAAAGTAATACTTCGTACCAAAAACGGAAGTTCAGGTAAACCGATCGCCGAATGTTCACCGGACGAAGTTATGGCAATCGGATTCTGGTTTCCGCAGAATCTTAACAACGAAAATCCGAGTACGACACCTCCGTTAAGCGACTATATATACTCGGTATCTGAAATAGAACAAAAGATCGGCAACGAATTCGAATTTTTCCCGACAGCTCCTGCCGAAGTTAAAAATCGAGTAAACATCAATGACTGGCCGGGACTGAACTAAAAATCTGTCTAAATTTTCCAATAAAATGGAGTTTAGACAGGTCTTAAAACTCTATCAATGAAAAGACCTGCCCGACAAATGGGGAATGCCGGACAGGTCTTCTTTATATACCGATCAACAAAAACTCAAATAATCGCAGTACTATATAGTCTTCAAAAGAAAAATAAAACCAGTATTTCAACAAAATAATAAGTGGCATATAAACAAAAAATGGTTGTCTCACGACAACCAATCTTCGTTAACCTTAAATCTAATACTATGAAAAACACTGTGCAAATATAGAGAAAACATGCTATAAAACATATTAATAATCAAACAAAATATTTTGCATTAACTTTATTTAAACTTTAAAATCAAAACTGAAGCCTCTATTACAAGACCTTTTTTTATTTTCAAATTCCATGTAGCAAAATACAAATCGAAACAAATAAGCATTCATACATAATAAAAATATAAGAAAAAACGATTTTTAACCGATATTTTTCACTATTCAGCGATAACAATACGGATTTTATCGATTTTTTTTTGCATAATAATTTTTCTATTTTATTTTTGTAATGATCAAAAAAGCATATACTACCTGTACAGAATGATTTTTTGATTAAACTATTCTATATATTTTGGTTACTCGGCAGCCATTCCGTGAGGAAAGGCTGTCGTTGTTTTTTATATTCCGGCTCAACAACTTCGCAGCAATAAAAAAATTAAAGACGGCCCGACAGTTCCAATATCTCGGCAGGAGAATCCACGACATAACAAGCACCGTTTTCGACCAGCTCTTCACGAGTGCGGAAACCCCATGTCACACCCACAGAAGTAACTGTCGCCGCTGCAGCCGTCTGCATATCTACCCCCGAATCTCCGATATATAGCGCCTCATTCACCGATACACCATTCACCTGTAGGATTTCTTTTACAATGACCGGATCAGGTTTTACCGGAATTCCCTCACGCTGGCCGAGTACCGCGGAAAAAACGATGTCTTTAAAATAGTAGCGCACCAACTTCTCCGTACCTTCTTGATACTTATTCGAAGCAACAGCCAAAGCAATGCCTTTATGTTGCAATTCTCTTAATAATTCTGAAATGCCCGGATAAGGAACTGTCAAGCATGTATTGTTTTGGGTATAATGCTCCAAAAAGAAACCTCTCATCCTTCCTATATTTTCCGGCGTACACTCACTCTCGGGAAGAGCCCTTTCAAAAAGTTTATTTATTCCGTTCCCGACAAAATAATTATAAGCATCAGTTTCATGTTCAGGAAAACCACATTGTTTCAATGCATAATTGGTACTCCCCGCCAAATCACTGATCGTATTCAGCAAAGTACCGTCCAAATCAAATATTACCAACTTTATCATCTTCATCTGTTTTTTATGGAACGAAAGTAGAAAAAATAGGTTTACCATACAAACAGACTCTTTTTATGTTTTACAGCATAGTCAATCTACATACCACAACATATAAAATGGTAATAATCAACATATTAAATATAACCAAATTAAAATGTGCACGCACACACAATAAAAAATATTATAAATACCCGATATTTTTCGCTACATTTGCGAATCATAAATGTGTACGCACACACATAGCATAAAATTGCTCATGACCGATAAAACAAAAAATGTTCGCATTTCAGATATTGCCCGTATGGCAGGAGTATCCGTCGGAACAGTCGATCGGATTCTGCATAACAGAGGAAAAGTGTCTAAAACAGCCCAAGAAAAAGTAAACCGAGTATTGCAAGAAGTTGAATACCGACCCAATCTCATGGCTCGGTCGCTGGCATTGAAAAAGCAATTCAATATTGCAGCTTTGATTCCGGCTTTCCGGCCGGGAGAATATTGGGAAAAGGCTGCGGAAGGGATAGACAAAGCTGCCGGAGAGCTGAACGACTACAACATTGTCGTTCAAAAAATATTCTTCGACCAATATGACCAAACCTCATTCAAGCACGTTTGTGAAATGGTTCTTTCTGATGAATTTAACGGAGTATTGATCGGAACATTATTTTCAGACTCGGTAACCGAACTCTCTGCCCGCCTCGATGAAAAACAGATACCATACGTATATATCGATTCCAACATCCCCGAAAACAATCAATTGGCATATTTCGGGACCAATTCTTATGACGGAGGATATATTGCCGCAAAATTGCTTACGGGGAAAATAGCACAAGGAAGCGATATTCTCATCGGAAAAATAATTCGAGAACGAAACAACAGTTCTACTCAGGTAAAAAACAGAGAAAAGGGTTTTATGGAATATCTCCATAAAACTGGTTTCTCCGGTCATGTCTTCTCGTGCGAACTGCATATCGACGAACCCGAATATAATGAAAAAATCCTAAACCGGATATTCAAAGCCAATCCCGGCATAAAAGGAGCTGTCGTATTTAATTCGGTATGTTGCGTATTGGCAGATTACTTGGAGAACAACGGTAAAAGAGAGATAAAGCTGGTGGGATATGACCTTATCGAAAGAAATATACGACATCTGTCAGAAGGGACGATTACATGGCTTATCGCCCAACGCCCCGAGATACAAGGATACAACGGAATAAAAGCATTGGGGAATTTTCTGACATACGGTAAAAAAGCGCCTCGAATCAACTTTATGCCGATAGATATTCTTATTAAAGAAAATATCGGCTATTATCAAAACAATAATCTTTAAAACTTAATATTACAATTATGGCAAATCTATTCAGTGTAAAAGACAAAGTAGTGGTAATGACCGGAGCTGCCGGTATTCTCGGACGTACGATATCTTCATATCTTGCCGGAGAAGGTGCAAAAATGGTTATCCTCGATCGTAATGAAGAAGCGGGAAACGAACTGGTAAATAACATTAAAGCTGCCGGAAACGAAGCCATATTTCTATATACCGACGTGCTGAACAAAGAAGTCTTATTGCAAAACAAAAAAGATATTATCGCCAGATACGGTCGTATAGATGTATTGCTTAACGCAGCAGGAGGTAATATGGCGGGTGCTACGATTCCTCCCGAAAAGACGATTTTCGATCTTGACGTGGAGGCTTTCCGAAAAGTTGTCGATTTGAATCTTTTCGGTACGGTATTGCCCACAATGGTATTTGCAGAAGAGATGGCGAAACAAAAAGAAGGGGCTATCGTAAATTTCAGCTCCGAATCGGCTCTACGTCCACTAACCCGTGTCGTAGGCTATGGTGCAGCAAAAGCCGCAATATCGAACTTTACAAAATATATGGCCGGCGAACTGGCTCTGAAATTCGGACCGGGATTGCGTGTCAACGCCATTGCTCCGGGATTTTTCCTGACCGAACAAAACCGCACTTTATTAACTAATCCCGACGGTTCACTGACCGATCGCTCACGTGTTATCCTCGCTCACACACCGTTCGGACGTTTCGGTGAACCTGAAGAACTTGTCGGAACGATCCAATACCTGATCAGCGACGCCTCGAAATTCGTAAGCGGAACAGTGGCTATCGTCGACGGAGGATTCGACGCATTCTCGATTTAATAACCAATTTAGAAAATTACAGATATGATTTTATGCGAACAAACATGGCGCTGGTACGGACCGAATGACCCTGTCAGCCTGCAAGATATAAAACAAGCCGGAGCTACCGGAATCGTAAATGCCCTGCATCAAATTCCCAACGGAGAGGTATGGACTGTTGAAGAGATCATGAAACGCAAAAAAATGATCGAAAATGCCGGACTCAAATGGTCGGTCGTAGAGAGTGTTCCGGTACATGAGCATATAAAAACCCAGACCGGGGATTTCCAGAAATATATCGATAATTATAAAGAAAGTTTACGGAATCTAGCCCAATGCGGCATATATATCGTGACTTATAACTTCATGCCGGTACTCGACTGGACCCGTACCGATCTCGCCTATACCATGCCCGACGGATCGAAAGCCTTGCGTTTCGAACGGGCGGCTTTTCTTGCCTTCGACCTTTTTATACTGAAAAGACCGGGTGCTGAAAAAGAATATTCCGATGAAGAAAAGGCCAAGGCAAAAGCCCGTTATGATCAAATGAGCGAAGCCGACAAGCAATTACTTATACGCAACATGATTGCCGGGTTACCGGGATCGGAAGAGAGCTTTACCGTAGAACAATTTCAGGAAGCCCTCGATCGGTATAAAGACATAGATGCGGAAAAACTACGTGCCAATTTGATCTATTTCTTAAAAGAAATCACTCCGATAGCTGACGAAGTCGGCGTAAAATTAGTCATTCATCCGGATGATCCCCCCTACCCGATTTTGGGATTGCCAAGAATATTGAGTACCGAAGAAGATTTCAGAAAACTGATCGAAGCTGTTCCGAACGAATCGAACGGACTTTGTCTGTGTACCGGATCATTCGGTGTACGGGGAGACAATGATCTTGCCGGAATGATGGAACGTTTCGGCGACCGCATCAATTTTGTACATTTGAGAAGTACGCAACGGGATGAAGAGGGAAATTTCTACGAAGCCAATCATCTCGAAGGAAATGTCGATATGTATAACGTAATGAAAAACTTCCTGCTGTTGCAACAACGCAGAGGTGTCTCCATACCGATGCGTCCCGACCACGGACACCAAATGATCGATGATCTCCACAAAAAAACCAATCCCGGATATTCTTGTTTGGGTCGGATGCGTGGTTTGGCCGAATTACGCGGATTGGAAATCGGCATCGCGAAATCTCTATTTAATTAAATAAGACATTTTTTCTTTTATACATAACAGACCGTTATTTCCGGAATCCGGGAATAACGGTCGTTATTTTTTTTATATTTAATGTAGGTTCGTTTATAAAGGAGTGTCTAAATTTTACTTGAACAAAGTTGTAGAGAAATTCATACAAATAGTCTGTTGCTCTCTCAGGAGGAGAACGTATCGACTCCGCTTTTACAAAAAAAATGCCCTTCCGAAATTTAGTTTCGGAAAGGCATTCCAACTTTTCGCAAATCTTACTTACTTCACGAATTTACCGGAACGAATAACTTTTCCGTATTGCATACGAACAATATAAGCTCCGTTTGCAAAATCTGCTACACTATATTTATCAGGATTAGTCAGATATTTAACCAAACCACCGTCGACACTGTAAATCCAAGCCTTATCAACATTTATAAAGTTAATCACATTGTCGGCAACATAGAAGCTCGACACTTCGCTATTAACGTTGTTGATACCTTCCGGAGTCTGATCGAGACCTTCCGGCTCTTCTGCAATACCTTGATCATGAGTATCTGCCGGAGCCGGGCGAGGTTCATTGTCACCTGAAATTTCTACTCCAAAATCGATTGAGAATCCCTTCGCATGAAGCCCTGTAGGCAAGAACGAACCTTCGAACCATGCATCTGAGAATACGATACGCAAACGGCTATTACCCGGACGAGCATCTTCCGGTATAGTAAATGTATGAGTAATACCCGTTGTCTGGAATTCAGGAGTTGCAGCTCGAATATTACCTACACGGAACAATCGTTCACCTTGAGCAGGATTTTCATCGATCGGATCAGGATTGAAAGTTCCGCTTCCATCCAAATCCATCCAACCACCGGCAAAGCAATATTTCAAACCGTCAGAAAAATCTGCACATTTGATTGTAAGAGTAACTTCTTGACCTTGTTCTACCTTCAAAACTTTATCAGTAGCATTCACATATTGTGTTCCGTCAGTCTGAGGACCATCAGCATGGTAATCAATATTCTGAGTAGCTCCGACTGTAGTGAAATCAGTTACATAACGTTGTTCGCGTGCAATATCAGCTCCCTCACAATTCGGGTCCATCTGACTGATACCATAAGAATTATCATCTCTAACAGGCAAAGCATCTTGATCTGCACGAGCAACTTCTACCCACTCTATCGGAGAATACGTTTTCAAATCGGTAGAAACCGCACGCACCCCGATAAACGGTTGATCATCGGCATTTTCAAAAATAATATCACCAACATAAACAGCCCATTGCGTAGTACGAGCTATTTCAGAAATACGCCCCTCTTCACCGTTCTTATAAAGAATTTCGAAATGATCGACATTAGCCTCGTCATTGAATAATAAATCCCAATCAGCACGATCTTCGGCAGCTTTATCCAACTTCCAGTTTGCTTTAATAGAAAGAGAAGTCTTGGTTTCTTCTTTTACTTCTACAACCACATCCTGTACATTAGCCGGTACGGTCTTAACATTGTCGTTGATCTCCAATTTTCCGACATAAAGTTTATAATTATCGTCCGAACCTTTTACTCGCAAACCGATACGTTCGATCACATCACCCTGATTAATTCCGGAAAGCATAATTTTCTTTTCCTGCCAGGTAGTACCTGTTGTCTCACCTACGGGAAATTCTAACCAAGTACCGTCTTGCTTTTTCAAAATAACATACAAATTGGTTGCATTATTACCTTCTTTACCGCTTTTTACGGCAATATTGGCATAAGCTCCCGATGCACTCGATGTAAGCGCAGTCTGGAAAAGAACGATATCTGTACCTGTAGAAGTAGCTTCTCCTGTCAACTTCAAGCAAGAACCTCCGGTATAAGCATCGTCATGAGAAAATTCCGGTTGAATTTTATCACTTGCCGTCAGAGTTTCCGGCTCTGTTACCAACCAACGGTAGGTCGGCACACGATCTTGATTAGCCATATTATACCATGCACCGGCCGTTTTCTTTCCTTTATAATTATAACGGTCACCGTTACCTAAGTTAAAATAGGTAGCAAAAGGCAGATTACCTTGAATAGCCGAACGTTCGGGAATCCACGTTGCCAAACCGGCAAATGTAGAAAGAGGTAATTTATCCCCCTCTTTTTCCCAATTGTTTCCTGTATTACTTATTTCTGGACGATTCAACGGATTGCGGTTACCTCCCGAAAAAGCCCGTTCGAGCAAAGATTGATAATTGCTTTGTGCTTCATAAGCATCCGCTCCCGAATTATAAGTCCAAAAACGACTCGCATTATGCTCGCCCCAAAGACAAATACCGCACCTCTTGTCATCGTCAGTAGCATTTAATCGAGACCAGCCACGATCCATACTTACGATCCATACGCCTGCATAAAGTCCCTCAGACGTACCCATAACTTCTTCCGCCTTACGGACAGAAGCTCCCATATTATAAGAAAAATCCGAAGCTGCATAATTCA contains:
- a CDS encoding FecR family protein; the protein is MEKISENIKPQPQKVFDYYSGKLDPEEGKKIEEQLSEEDAALLASVKRLLYLDKQMSELSEIDTRKAYKKVASRINANRRSRIFEIFSRVAAIIVFPLIGLTGILGYLQVKDSFADITYVEVNAAPGTISKYQLPDKSYVWLNSGSWLRYPTRFSEESRRVEIRGEAYFEVESDKKHPFYVNTPGGLSVRVTGTKFNVSAYDDERTIEVVLEEGRVNVENAAGNINMALRPGECFYYDRQDKNTYVKSIETYEKTAWKDGKVVFRNASLDKIFKFLSRRYNVDIHFVNKKNTEYNYRATFTGEDIFQILDYLSMTAPIKWEVAAPAQNCDTTLSRKRINIYLE
- a CDS encoding RNA polymerase sigma-70 factor, translated to MQADELLIEISENNSQKAFKLLFESYYPSLCIFGRRYIESEEVVEDVVQDVFTSLWENRHRINIETSAKNYLITMTRNFCLNYLQRNRIEQNYIQGKMTNPFEIGSNDLEEVVLFSELKSLMIETLKTLPFEYQQVFIMSRFENKNYREIAETLGISVKSVERYKMRTEMKLRENLQDYISIMIIVMIIQILAEMNH
- a CDS encoding helix-turn-helix domain-containing protein, which codes for MNPFYENLAHFIHGAAFMFFILASIQLYPLRHRSNMMRLLFCSMIFLAFLEFKDMGFLIKGVWYNPYITSITMSTDMLYVPLMALFFFEVISPGWVTLRRIIGMSMPSVLFIVAYIIYPSSVIFKAAMLYALVFGTIITVIVFMASSRRDNYIKNNFSDIENLSISWVRKAITALYICLVLWTILLWEENWLNDAAYYAISIIVWTYIYRLSQKHSVIEMPSTSRLFMPKPEQKGSHEIQNFPFKKLQEYMENERMFLNPKLTLTEVATAIGTNRTYLSEYLNNDLDTTFYEYVNGFRIKEACALLSSDERRTLMEIAELSGFNSLSTFNRAFVKSIGETPARYLKKRQIKC
- a CDS encoding DNA/RNA non-specific endonuclease; the encoded protein is MKKYSYLLLIFLSVYFTGCEKDETITELEEATLSVSPENLNFDENNPSNNQITIISNVSWSINVSNNALKVDKSEGGPGENKVSVTDIPAGETYMLTISTVKRNETDKTISKSIAVTRQPKGFTSETVYYDNLDKAIWSGSGNPFIDQWDGYINATGTGAENIEYTGRTVSVRNSFQSSGYAGASRKNAFYFGGKDAYVTVNNIQLQPGQTSFQLSFGCCKFEGDFDTSSNIKVYISGNGSSMKPLAYNRSTTNSWALATALFSIHNTVPQTLSIMFVADDYNIRMDDIKLVTSNQSTEQIFDFSTTNYSCVETPKTIKTNSNYKYVTHFAETLISQKHVRNYTACYDTYRHNPMWVAYPVHQCYHEKGFGRTNPDPWRPDPKFSASQQSVIYPSDWNDWPWSMNGNEPTDLYYYWRPYNNKNFTKGHLLRSADRGGAGSEMNIQTFYPTNIAPEAYLYGDHWSKVEELLSDTWECSDTTYVVAGCYYANDGYKTYDASNWNTLSTLSKECVIPTARYKVILRTKNGSSGKPIAECSPDEVMAIGFWFPQNLNNENPSTTPPLSDYIYSVSEIEQKIGNEFEFFPTAPAEVKNRVNINDWPGLN
- a CDS encoding HAD family hydrolase, which encodes MIKLVIFDLDGTLLNTISDLAGSTNYALKQCGFPEHETDAYNYFVGNGINKLFERALPESECTPENIGRMRGFFLEHYTQNNTCLTVPYPGISELLRELQHKGIALAVASNKYQEGTEKLVRYYFKDIVFSAVLGQREGIPVKPDPVIVKEILQVNGVSVNEALYIGDSGVDMQTAAAATVTSVGVTWGFRTREELVENGACYVVDSPAEILELSGRL
- a CDS encoding LacI family DNA-binding transcriptional regulator, with amino-acid sequence MTDKTKNVRISDIARMAGVSVGTVDRILHNRGKVSKTAQEKVNRVLQEVEYRPNLMARSLALKKQFNIAALIPAFRPGEYWEKAAEGIDKAAGELNDYNIVVQKIFFDQYDQTSFKHVCEMVLSDEFNGVLIGTLFSDSVTELSARLDEKQIPYVYIDSNIPENNQLAYFGTNSYDGGYIAAKLLTGKIAQGSDILIGKIIRERNNSSTQVKNREKGFMEYLHKTGFSGHVFSCELHIDEPEYNEKILNRIFKANPGIKGAVVFNSVCCVLADYLENNGKREIKLVGYDLIERNIRHLSEGTITWLIAQRPEIQGYNGIKALGNFLTYGKKAPRINFMPIDILIKENIGYYQNNNL